Proteins encoded by one window of Bos javanicus breed banteng chromosome 22, ARS-OSU_banteng_1.0, whole genome shotgun sequence:
- the ZNF502 gene encoding zinc finger protein 502, which yields MLNMQGAEERVIGREICPGWMNKPAPEQNGTDIELPGVASKRSREDEYQDSTFEEKRICENMRENPPREAPGPRFFREGFGAITFIHKEAPPEMISQEYHFERGLLLTSSLVTHLRVSTEESLHKWETSNIHTNEISGQSKCLTLSTQKKSWKCGECGKTFTQRSSFTQHQRTHTRPYTCEECGKTFSRSSFLIRHQRIHTGVKPYACEQCGKTFRCRSFLTQHQRIHTGEKPYKCNECGNSFRNHSHLTEHQRTHTGEKPYKCNRCGKAFSQNTHLIHHQRIHTGEKPYLCNECGSSFRKHSNLTQHQRIHTGEKPYKCDECGKTFHTKANLSQHQRIHTGEKPYKCKECGKAFCQSPSLIKHQRIHTGEKPYKCKECGKAFAQSTPLTKHQRIHTGERPYKCSECGKAFIQSICLIRHQRSHTGEKPYKCNECGKGFNQNTCLTQHMRIHTGEKPYKCQECGKAFAHNTSLTEHHRTHTGEKLYKCSECEKTFRKYAHLSEHYRIHTGEKPYECVDCGKFFRHSSVLFRHQKLHSAE from the exons ATGTTGAATATGCAAGGAGCTGAAGAGAGAGTGATTGGAAGAGAGATTTGTCCAG GTTGGATGAACAAGCCTGCTCCAGAGCAGAATGGCACTGATATTGAGTTGCCAGGGGTAGCATCAAAGAGATCCCGAGAGGATGAATACCAGGATTCTACATTTGAAGAAAAACGTATATGTGAGAACATGAGGGAAAACCCTCCCAGAGAGGCTCCTGGACCACGCTTTTTCCGAGAAGGTTTTGGAGCAATAACTTTTATCCATAAGGAAGCACCTCCAGAAATGATTAGCCAGGAATATCATTTTGAGAGAGGCTTGCTTTTGACCTCAAGTCTTGTTACACATCTCAGGGTTTCTACAGAAGAGAGCCTACATAAATGGGAGACAAGTAACATACACACCAATGAGATTTCAGGCCAAAGTAAATGTTTGACCCTCTCTACACAGAAAAAATCTTGGAAATGTGGTGAATGTGGAAAAACCTTTACTCAGCGCTCATCCTTTACCCAGCATCAGAGAACTCATACAAGACCCTACACATGTGAGGAATGTGGGAAAACTTTTAGTCGTAGCTCATTCCTTATTCGACATcaaagaattcatactggagtGAAACCATATGCGTGTGAGCAGTGTGGGAAAACATTTAGATGTCGATCATTTCTTACTCAGCATCAGAGaatccacactggagagaaaccatataaatgtaacGAATGTGGGAATTCCTTCCGCAATCATTCACATCTCactgaacaccagagaactcatactggagaaaaaccttacaaatgtaataGATGTGGGAAGGCCTTCAGTCAGAACACACACCTCATTcatcatcagagaattcacactggTGAGAAACCTTATTTATGCAACGAATGTGGCTCTTCTTTTCGCAAACACTCAAATCTTACacaacatcagagaattcacactggGGAAAAACCGTataaatgtgatgagtgtgggaAAACTTTCCACACAAAGGCAAACCTCTCTcagcatcagagaattcatactggagagaaaccctataaatgtaaggaatgtgggaaagccttttgTCAGAGCCCATCCCTTATTAAACACcagcgaattcatactggagaaaaaccgtataaatgtaaggaatgtggcAAAGCTTTTGCTCAGAGCACCCCACTCACtaaacatcagagaattcatacaggAGAAAGACCCTACAAATGCAGTGAATGTGGTAAAGCTTTCATTCAGAGCATTTGCCTTATTCGGCATCAGAGAAGtcacactggagaaaaacccTATAAATGCAATGAATGTGGAAAGGGCTTTAACCAGAATACCTGCCTCACTCAGCATatgagaattcatactggagagaagccctatAAATGTCaagaatgtgggaaagcctttgcTCACAACACATCTCTTACTGAACATCACAGAACTCACACTGGTGAGAAGCTCTATAAATGTAGTGAGTGTGAGAAAACCTTCCGCAAGTATGCACACCTTAGTGAACATTACAGGATTCACACTGGTGAGAAGCCTTATGAGTGTgttgactgtggaaaattctttagacATAGTTCAGTCCTTTTCAGACATCAGAAACTTCACAGTGCTGAATAA